Genomic window (Phacochoerus africanus isolate WHEZ1 chromosome 1, ROS_Pafr_v1, whole genome shotgun sequence):
TTTCGGAGTTGCTGCTGTACATGATAACCCATGAAGTGCAGGACTGGTGGACATAAAAACATTATGGCTAAGAGACTGGGAAGAAAGCTGCAGAAAAGGTCCATTGGATACAGTGGCTTCCAAGTTAGGCTGCAAATTAGGGCAACAAACTTCTGTATTTGAAACAGTTTCTAAGCTTCGGAGTACTTCCTCAACACTCAGTAATAGGGAGTCACCAGGTTTTATATCTTCACTGAAACTACAGATATCAATGCCTGTGGAGCATAAGTCAGTGGCTACCGTATCACAGACTGGTGGCAAACTGTCAGACAGGTCCTCAGTTTTTATGTCAACAGTGTTACATACATCAATTGTATTTGAATGTTCAGGTGAAGGAATATTTATACCAAATCTATCTATTGAAAGCCCATTATAAGGAGGCAAACCATTGATAACAGAACTGCCAATAGCAATGCTGAGGGTACTTTCAGATATTGGAGATAAACTAGCTTGAGGATCAGTTGTGGGTTCTGAGGTCGAAGGTAAAGGGGAATGTGTCAAACACAAAGTAAAGGATGAATCTGAGGGTTTTTCCGTCTCCTCACAAAACAATGATCCATCATTAAGCAAAGCCAAAATATCGGAAGAACAGTCGACTGCTTCTATTATATCCCGTGCCAATGTAGTCTGTGTTATATATTCGCAGAGCTTTTTGTAGCAGTTCACTAGGATGCTTAACTGCTTGTTTTCCTCAAACTGCTCATAGTCTTTGCACCAGCTACATGAAGGTTTCATCATCATTTTCTTGCCTTTACAACTTTTGCAGACATAGTGTTGGCAGGTGGAGTTGGTGGGTGCAATAGGATCTTGTAGCAAATGTCctaagagggaaaaaggaagaaagcgaagattttaataaaataaattgataattTCATATATTGAAGTTGAGATTATAAGTAATCTATTAAAGTTAAGATGGATTAAACTCACCAGACCAGATAACAAAACATGAATCtacaggaaacagaaaaatactcAATAGCTCAATTCACTTCCATGCCATGTTCCCCATTCCTTTATCTCAGAATCTTCCTCAGTCTGTGTTTCTCCCCCAAAACAGTATGTTCTGGTCCACCTTCTTATTCTCTTCTCCAAAGGCTATAAAGAGGTGGAGATCAGTCACCAAAAGCACAAGCTAGGCTTAAAACCCTTGGGACCTCAACTTAACACAAGATGGTAATGCTACAACATATTGAACAATATCACACtgattgtttattttgtttcagaCACTGGGAAAAAGGCATGAGCAAGAGAGATTTAGTCCCTGCCCCATTAAATATCATTTGAGGACATTAACCAATAAGTACAAAGGCATCATCACAGAAAAAAGTAGAATTCCAGGCCATTTTACTGTACATACTAATCATAAACTAAGACCAAAATGTAGTTACGATGAAAAAGAACTATGTTCATTTAttacaagaaaaaaggaaatactacCAAACTCAGATTCTTTTACAGAAAATCAAAATACAGTTTGACAatggaagaattatttttaaatgtagtaaaagaaaggaaaaacaaaacgaaaacctaaaaactatatccaatctcctgggatagaccatgaaggaaaatataagaaaaggaatgaacgAATGACTGCAGAGCtgaaaattggcacaatattgtaaactacactttaataaaaaaaaattagtatttttttttaaaacccaagaCATAATACTGAGCTCAAATTCTTCTAACATAATACAAAATTACCATGGTTATAAACCACAAGTATCCCAAGTATAGCAATA
Coding sequences:
- the MSL2 gene encoding E3 ubiquitin-protein ligase MSL2 isoform X2, with the protein product MMMKPSCSWCKDYEQFEENKQLSILVNCYKKLCEYITQTTLARDIIEAVDCSSDILALLNDGSLFCEETEKPSDSSFTLCLTHSPLPSTSEPTTDPQASLSPISESTLSIAIGSSVINGLPPYNGLSIDRFGINIPSPEHSNTIDVCNTVDIKTEDLSDSLPPVCDTVATDLCSTGIDICSFSEDIKPGDSLLLSVEEVLRSLETVSNTEVCCPNLQPNLEATVSNGPFLQLSSQSLSHNVFMSTSPALHGLSCTAATPKVAKLNRKRSRSESDSEKVQPLPISTIIRGPTLGASAPVTVKRESKISLQPIATVPNGGTTPKISKTVLLSTKSMKKSHEHGSKKSHSKTKPGILKKDKTVKEKIPSHHFMPGSPTKTVYKKPQEKKGCKCGRATQNPSVLTCRGQRCPCYSNRKACLDCICRGCQNSYMANGEKKLEAFAVPEKALEQTRLTLGINVTSIAVRNASTSTSVINVTGSPVTTFLAASTHDDKSLDEAIDMRFDC